A single window of Streptomyces griseoviridis DNA harbors:
- a CDS encoding ankyrin repeat domain-containing protein: protein MNRRERKRLARRLVGAAGSGDVGAVSALLRAGADPNGADRDGGTPLYAAALDGTPETVARLLAAGADPDVESRAQTEGTALCAAAAWGRTDVVRLLLAHGADPDLREDDGTGHSPLEWARKGGHTEAAGLLIAAGARADVTS from the coding sequence ATGAACAGGCGTGAACGGAAGAGACTGGCGCGGAGGCTGGTCGGCGCGGCCGGTTCCGGGGACGTCGGCGCGGTGAGCGCGCTGCTGCGGGCGGGCGCCGACCCGAACGGCGCCGACCGGGACGGCGGAACCCCGCTGTACGCCGCCGCGCTCGACGGCACCCCGGAGACCGTCGCCCGCCTGCTGGCCGCGGGCGCCGACCCGGACGTCGAGAGCCGCGCCCAGACCGAGGGGACGGCCCTGTGCGCGGCCGCCGCCTGGGGCCGTACGGACGTGGTGCGGCTGCTCCTCGCCCACGGCGCCGACCCTGACCTGCGCGAGGACGACGGCACCGGCCACAGCCCCCTCGAATGGGCGCGGAAGGGCGGCCACACCGAGGCGGCCGGGCTCCTGATCGCGGCGGGGGCACGGGCGGACGTCACCTCCTAG
- a CDS encoding alpha/beta fold hydrolase → MTEYLAVDGGTIAYEVTGSGPLIVLAHGMGDSRDAYRAVIPRLVAAGHRVAAVDLRGCGESSVDWPAWNRTALAGDLLAVIRHLGGPAVLVGHSVSGGAATIAAAREPSLITGVVELAPFTRKQSVRLGDLRVKRYRQGMLRLLGTGLLGSVPMWRSYLDVAYPGVKPADWTERLGRVDALLREPGRMKAVQNMGRQAPTDAGAQLGNVRCPVLVVMGTLDPDWADPRAEGTAIVDALPAGLGRLEMIEGAGHYPHDQFPDRVVELTLDFLRSDAARA, encoded by the coding sequence ATGACCGAGTACCTCGCCGTCGACGGCGGCACGATCGCGTACGAGGTGACGGGCTCGGGCCCGCTGATCGTCCTCGCGCACGGCATGGGCGACAGCCGGGACGCCTACCGCGCGGTGATCCCGCGGCTGGTCGCGGCGGGCCACCGGGTCGCCGCCGTCGACCTGCGCGGCTGCGGCGAGTCCAGCGTCGACTGGCCGGCCTGGAACCGCACCGCGCTCGCGGGCGACCTGCTCGCCGTGATCCGCCACCTCGGCGGCCCGGCCGTCCTCGTCGGCCACTCCGTCTCGGGCGGCGCCGCCACCATCGCCGCCGCGCGGGAACCGTCCCTGATCACCGGGGTCGTCGAGCTGGCGCCGTTCACCCGGAAGCAGTCGGTCCGCCTCGGTGACCTGCGGGTGAAGCGCTACCGGCAGGGCATGCTGCGGCTGCTCGGCACCGGCCTCCTCGGCAGCGTCCCGATGTGGCGCTCCTACCTCGACGTGGCCTACCCCGGCGTGAAGCCCGCCGACTGGACCGAGCGGCTCGGGCGCGTCGACGCCCTGCTGCGCGAGCCGGGCCGGATGAAGGCCGTCCAGAACATGGGCCGCCAGGCCCCCACCGACGCGGGCGCCCAACTGGGCAACGTCCGCTGCCCCGTCCTGGTCGTGATGGGCACCCTCGACCCCGACTGGGCCGACCCGCGGGCCGAGGGAACCGCGATCGTCGACGCGCTGCCGGCCGGACTCGGCCGCCTGGAGATGATCGAGGGCGCCGGACACTACCCGCACGACCAGTTCCCCGACCGGGTCGTCGAGTTGACGCTCGACTTCCTGCGCTCGGACGCCGCCCGTGCCTAG
- a CDS encoding WHG domain-containing protein, producing the protein MGSLAERLGVRTPSLYKHVGGQDDLTRRIAVLALTEAADAVGLAVQGYAGRDALAAAARAFRGFVLDHPGRYAATVGMESSGPDDPLAAAGKRLLSAFLAVLRGYDLPDADVDHALRTLRSLCHGFATLQSAGGFQWSADIDESFEWLIAFADRGLRAAGRGTAAR; encoded by the coding sequence ATGGGATCGCTGGCCGAACGGCTGGGCGTGCGCACCCCGTCCCTGTACAAGCACGTCGGCGGCCAGGACGACCTCACCCGGCGGATCGCCGTCCTGGCGCTGACCGAGGCGGCCGACGCCGTCGGGCTCGCCGTCCAGGGGTACGCGGGCCGCGACGCCCTCGCCGCCGCGGCCCGCGCCTTCCGCGGCTTCGTCCTCGACCACCCCGGCCGGTACGCGGCGACGGTCGGCATGGAGTCGTCGGGCCCCGACGACCCGCTGGCCGCCGCTGGGAAGCGGCTGCTCAGCGCGTTCCTGGCGGTCCTGCGCGGCTACGACCTCCCCGACGCGGACGTCGACCACGCCCTGCGCACGCTGCGCAGCCTCTGCCACGGCTTCGCCACCTTGCAGTCGGCGGGCGGCTTCCAGTGGAGCGCCGACATCGACGAGAGCTTCGAGTGGCTGATCGCCTTCGCGGACCGGGGGCTGCGGGCCGCGGGGCGCGGGACGGCCGCGCGCTGA